TTCCTCGAGAGTTTTTTGTTTCAGGAAAGGTTTGTGAAGAGTATTATATAACAGTGTTGCTTTATGTTGAGCAAACCCAGGACACAATGCCAAAGCTGTTTGAGAAGCTTTACAAATATTTTCCAACGAACCAAATGTAGATAGTAACAATGCTGCATCAGTTTTGTTTACAGCACGAATAGTTGTAAGTGCATTGGctatctattatttaaaaaaataaaacgtatattataattttattttgataaaaacaaaagtttaaagtttactCTGGAATATTCGTCTGCTTCTGTCTTCTCCATTATAAGATCCGGTGGCttattctcaaatattttataagtttcaaTGAGTTTGCCAGCTTCTTCAGAAGTCCAAGCTAACATTAATGTAAGTTCAGCTACCAGACACATTCTAGTCAACTGCTTGAGAGGTGTATGTGGCTCTTTGACATCAATCTGAAGTAACAATACTCGTAGCTCATATAATTTCCCCAAGGATTTTACTCTGTTGTATATATAGTCAGGCTTTAGCATATGATAGCGTAGGGATAAAAATAGTGCACATGTTGTACGTCCCATTACATAGTCAGGT
The Metopolophium dirhodum isolate CAU chromosome 7, ASM1992520v1, whole genome shotgun sequence DNA segment above includes these coding regions:
- the LOC132948194 gene encoding DNA excision repair protein ERCC-1, which produces MNNPGSFADEFRRVKTSEHYESINSVGGQNISEATSNQPSTSSVINQSPVKSNASVSGVLVNNKQKGNPLLKSIVNVPWEYSDDILPDYVMGRTTCALFLSLRYHMLKPDYIYNRVKSLGKLYELRVLLLQIDVKEPHTPLKQLTRMCLVAELTLMLAWTSEEAGKLIETYKIFENKPPDLIMEKTEADEYSRIANALTTIRAVNKTDAALLLSTFGSLENICKASQTALALCPGFAQHKATLLYNTLHKPFLKQKTLEEDSQSKTK